From Callithrix jacchus isolate 240 chromosome 3, calJac240_pri, whole genome shotgun sequence, a single genomic window includes:
- the LOC118152121 gene encoding uncharacterized protein LOC118152121 — translation MRDGALSWAKVLEMRDGASSWAKVLEMRDGASSWAKVLEMRDGASSWVKVLKMRDGASSWAKVLEMRDGASSWMKVLEMRDGASSWVKVLEMRDGASSWMKVLEMRDGASSWAKVSEMRDGASSWAKVLEMREGASSWAKVLEMRDGASSWVKVLEMRDGASSWVKVLEMRDGASSWAKVSEMRDGASSWMKVLEMRDGASSWAKVSEMRDGASSWMKVLEMREGASSWAKVLEMREGASSWAKVLEMREGASSWAKVLEMREGASSWVKVLEMRDGASSWVKVSEWRVRHPQRRAGSCLHTGIRVGRVR, via the coding sequence ATGAGAGATGGTGCCTTGTCCTGGGCGAAGGTGTTGGAGATGAGAGATGGTGCCTCGTCCTGGGCGAAGGTGTTGGAGATGAGAGATGGTGCCTCGTCCTGGGCGAAGGTGTTGGAGATGAGAGATGGTGCCTCGTCGTGGGTGAAGGTGTTGAAGATGAGAGATGGTGCCTCATCCTGGGCGAAGGTGTTGGAGATGAGAGATGGTGCCTCGTCGTGGATGAAGGTGTTGGAGATGAGAGATGGTGCCTCATCGTGGGTGAAGGTGTTGGAGATGAGAGATGGTGCCTCGTCGTGGATGAAGGTGTTGGAGATGAGAGATGGTGCCTCGTCCTGGGCGAAGGTGTCGGAGATGAGAGATGGTGCCTCGTCCTGGGCGAAGGTGTTGGAGATGAGAGAAGGTGCCTCGTCCTGGGCGAAGGTGTTGGAGATGAGAGATGGTGCCTCATCGTGGGTGAAGGTGTTGGAGATGAGAGATGGTGCCTCATCGTGGGTGAAGGTGTTGGAGATGAGAGATGGTGCCTCGTCCTGGGCGAAGGTGTCGGAGATGAGAGATGGTGCCTCATCGTGGATGAAGGTGTTGGAGATGAGAGATGGTGCCTCGTCCTGGGCGAAGGTGTCGGAGATGAGAGATGGTGCCTCGTCGTGGATGAAGGTGTTGGAGATGAGAGAAGGTGCCTCGTCCTGGGCGAAGGTGTTGGAGATGAGAGAAGGTGCCTCGTCCTGGGCGAAGGTGTTAGAGATGAGAGAAGGTGCCTCGTCCTGGGCGAAGGTGTTGGAGATGAGAGAAGGTGCCTCGTCCTGGGTGAAGGTGTTGGAGATGAGAGATGGTGCCTCGTCCTGGGTGAAGGTGTCGGAGTGGCGTGTGAGGCACCCCCAGAGGAGGGCTGGGAGCTGCCTGCACACTGGGATTCGGGTGGGAAGAGTCAGATGA